In Flavobacterium sp. N1736, the following are encoded in one genomic region:
- a CDS encoding hydroxymethylglutaryl-CoA reductase gives MKNPPNNINRAKRDFIDLSVLKKLEAFDPALYSQLKKIPTEDPYTHYGQEARLKFIRDELKSNVDYLSGEKFFYDNESLKGNIENYIGMTQIPTGIVGPIVINGTSAQGGFYVPVATTEGTLLASFNRGAKACRESGAITALSLQEGVQRAPVFKFKNLIDLGKFTNWVLEQKEAFIKIVSESSKYAVLNDIGLNIEGNIVIIRFEYTSGDAAGQNMVTICSNHLCQYILENSPIKPEFWTIEGNSSGDKKGTALPTKVRGRKITTEITLKREIIESVLKTTPELMYQQWKISLFGCIKSGTLGVGMHPVNAITALFIATGQDVACAAESATIISRLEIDENGDLYCSITMPGLIVGTVGGGTSFPTQRECLELIDCYGAGKSTKLAEICAALCLTGEISIIAAMSAGQFTAAHQKFGR, from the coding sequence ATGAAGAATCCACCTAATAACATCAATCGGGCAAAACGTGATTTTATCGATTTATCAGTTCTAAAAAAATTAGAAGCTTTTGACCCAGCTTTATATTCTCAATTAAAAAAAATTCCTACCGAGGATCCATATACACATTATGGTCAGGAAGCGCGTTTAAAATTTATCCGCGACGAATTAAAATCGAATGTTGATTATCTTTCCGGAGAAAAGTTTTTTTACGATAATGAAAGCCTTAAAGGTAATATCGAAAATTATATTGGAATGACTCAAATTCCAACCGGAATAGTTGGTCCGATAGTTATAAACGGGACTTCGGCTCAGGGCGGATTTTATGTTCCAGTCGCTACTACCGAAGGAACCTTGCTTGCCTCTTTCAACCGTGGCGCAAAAGCATGCAGAGAGTCAGGCGCTATTACAGCACTTTCTTTACAGGAAGGTGTACAAAGAGCTCCTGTTTTTAAATTCAAAAATTTGATTGATTTAGGAAAATTTACCAATTGGGTTTTAGAACAAAAAGAAGCCTTTATAAAAATAGTAAGCGAAAGCAGCAAGTACGCCGTATTAAATGATATTGGGCTAAATATTGAAGGCAATATTGTAATTATTAGATTCGAATATACCTCTGGAGATGCTGCCGGACAAAATATGGTGACAATATGCAGCAATCACCTCTGTCAGTATATACTCGAAAATAGCCCAATAAAGCCAGAATTTTGGACTATAGAAGGTAATTCATCCGGAGATAAAAAAGGAACTGCATTACCAACCAAAGTCCGAGGCAGAAAAATAACCACCGAAATAACACTTAAAAGAGAAATAATCGAATCTGTTTTAAAAACCACTCCTGAATTGATGTATCAGCAATGGAAGATTAGTTTATTTGGCTGTATAAAATCCGGTACTTTAGGCGTTGGAATGCACCCCGTTAATGCAATTACAGCTTTATTTATTGCAACGGGACAAGACGTAGCCTGCGCTGCTGAATCAGCAACAATTATTAGCAGATTGGAGATAGACGAAAATGGAGATTTATATTGTTCCATTACAATGCCCGGCTTAATTGTTGGAACTGTTGGCGGCGGAACTTCTTTCCCTACACAAAGAGAATGTCTGGAATTAATAGATTGTTATGGTGCCGGAAAAAGTACTAAACTGGCAGAAATTTGTGCCGCTTTATGCCTTACAGGAGAAATTTCGATTATTGCAGCCATGTCAGCAGGACAATTTACGGCTGCACATCAAAAATTTGGAAGATAA
- a CDS encoding 6-carboxytetrahydropterin synthase, which yields MKVTISRKAHFNAAHRLHRKDWTFEKNNAVFGKCNNPNFHGHNYGLTVSVTGKIDPETGFVLDVKVLADIILEEVEIPFDHKNLNLDVPEFQDLNPTAENIAVVIWNKIRKRIQPDFDLEIVLNETDRNFVTYKGE from the coding sequence ATGAAAGTAACCATATCAAGAAAAGCACATTTTAATGCTGCACATCGATTGCACAGGAAAGATTGGACATTTGAAAAAAACAATGCTGTTTTTGGAAAATGTAATAATCCCAATTTTCATGGTCATAATTATGGTTTAACAGTAAGTGTTACAGGAAAAATTGACCCGGAAACCGGTTTTGTTTTAGATGTGAAAGTATTAGCGGATATTATACTGGAGGAAGTAGAAATTCCGTTTGATCACAAAAACCTGAATCTGGATGTCCCGGAATTTCAGGATTTGAATCCAACAGCTGAGAATATTGCCGTTGTGATATGGAATAAAATTAGAAAAAGAATTCAGCCTGATTTTGATTTAGAAATCGTCCTGAATGAAACGGACCGCAATTTTGTAACTTATAAAGGAGAATAA
- the idi gene encoding isopentenyl-diphosphate Delta-isomerase, which produces MIEENVILVNQNDEQIGLMPKLEAHEKAVLHRAFSVFILNSKNEIMLQQRAHQKYHSPLLWTNTCCSHQREGETNIAAGSRRLFEEMGFKTELKELFHFIYKAPFDNGLTEHELDHVMIGYYNDNPAINLDEVEDWKWMKIEDIKEDIEKQPEIYTVWFKIIFDEFYHYLEDHKI; this is translated from the coding sequence ATGATAGAAGAAAACGTAATACTGGTTAATCAAAATGATGAGCAAATTGGCTTAATGCCAAAATTAGAAGCACACGAAAAAGCTGTTTTGCATCGTGCTTTTTCGGTTTTTATTTTAAATAGTAAAAACGAAATAATGCTGCAGCAACGTGCACATCAAAAATATCATTCGCCTTTACTCTGGACAAACACTTGTTGTAGTCATCAGCGGGAAGGTGAAACGAATATAGCGGCAGGAAGCCGAAGATTATTTGAAGAAATGGGTTTTAAAACCGAATTGAAAGAGCTGTTTCATTTTATTTATAAAGCGCCTTTTGATAATGGTTTGACGGAACACGAACTCGATCATGTTATGATTGGGTATTATAATGACAATCCCGCTATTAATTTAGATGAAGTGGAGGATTGGAAATGGATGAAAATTGAAGATATTAAAGAAGATATTGAAAAACAGCCCGAAATTTATACCGTATGGTTTAAAATAATTTTTGATGAATTTTATCATTATTTAGAAGACCATAAAATTTAA
- the msrB gene encoding peptide-methionine (R)-S-oxide reductase MsrB, with protein MKTRIQFFSLCFILPLFIFQACGQSSKKQNTKTVVMENKISKPGNPYYSNTDTTKLNVSDAEWKKVLPEDVYAVMRQADTERPFTGKYWNTDEKGTYYCASCGNKLFRSGAKFASSCGWPSFFEQDNKKSVIYKNDNSLGMERIEALCGRCGGHLGHLFDDGPAPTGKRYCMNSIALDFIPDSQK; from the coding sequence ATGAAAACAAGAATCCAATTTTTCAGTCTTTGCTTTATACTGCCGCTATTTATTTTTCAAGCCTGCGGACAATCATCAAAAAAACAAAATACAAAAACTGTTGTTATGGAAAACAAAATCAGTAAACCCGGAAATCCCTATTATTCTAATACAGATACCACAAAACTAAATGTAAGTGATGCCGAATGGAAAAAAGTACTTCCGGAAGATGTTTACGCCGTTATGCGTCAAGCGGATACCGAAAGACCTTTTACAGGAAAATATTGGAATACCGATGAAAAAGGAACGTATTACTGCGCCTCATGCGGAAATAAACTCTTTAGATCCGGAGCAAAATTTGCAAGCAGCTGCGGATGGCCAAGCTTTTTTGAACAAGACAATAAAAAAAGCGTCATTTATAAAAATGATAATTCTCTGGGAATGGAACGAATCGAAGCGCTTTGTGGAAGATGCGGCGGACATTTAGGCCATTTATTTGATGATGGACCTGCACCAACCGGAAAACGTTATTGCATGAATTCGATTGCCCTTGATTTTATCCCTGATTCTCAAAAATAA
- a CDS encoding peroxiredoxin encodes MSLKIGDIVPNFTAKDSHGEVFQSQSVLGRKPLVIYFYPKDNTPGCTTEACSFRDQYEDFKDLGAEVIGISSDSVKSHHKFAKKHELPFILLSDPDKRLRQLFGVRNNLFGLLPGRVTYIIDRNGVVIYIFDSMNAVKHISKALETIKELVL; translated from the coding sequence ATGTCATTAAAAATAGGAGATATAGTTCCGAATTTTACTGCAAAAGATAGTCATGGAGAAGTTTTTCAAAGCCAAAGTGTTTTGGGTCGAAAGCCTCTTGTGATTTATTTTTACCCAAAAGATAATACGCCCGGTTGTACTACTGAAGCTTGTAGTTTTAGAGATCAATACGAGGATTTTAAGGATTTAGGTGCCGAAGTAATTGGTATAAGCAGTGATAGCGTAAAATCGCATCACAAGTTTGCCAAGAAACATGAATTGCCTTTTATATTGTTGTCTGATCCGGATAAAAGACTAAGGCAGCTTTTTGGAGTCCGCAATAATTTATTTGGACTTTTGCCCGGAAGAGTAACCTATATCATTGATAGAAATGGTGTTGTGATTTATATTTTTGACAGCATGAATGCAGTAAAACATATTTCGAAAGCATTAGAGACAATTAAGGAATTAGTATTATAG
- a CDS encoding patatin-like phospholipase family protein has translation MDKRKFTENGEILTILRDLREQIRDKKYSDIIDINNNQYVDLVQEGGGVLGIALVGYVYVLEQMGIRFLSLAGTSAGSINTMLMAAAGTCDIEKSEWILDCLCNKNLYDFVDGDRDAREFIDTLLSDAGNLKLVLKGCQVVDNFKDDLGLNPGNNFYQWISNLLSQKGIKNYADLKALRLKGVSDQNKLFQINKVQLGDREEYNRPDHWSNMAIIAADITTESKIVFPKMIDLFYSNPDVQNPADFVRASMSIPLFFTPFKIKNIPTGVDAWNKWNDATCLRTSVPSEIMFMDGGIISNFPIDIFHENLTVPVSPTFGVKLGYDKNEINKNEKLSNVISSMFDTARYGYDFEFLRKNPDFKNLIGYIDTGSHNWLNFNLTDDAKIDLFIRGAQKAAEFLVRFDWEEYKKIRKAKSEYYKTV, from the coding sequence ATGGATAAGAGAAAATTTACTGAAAATGGCGAAATTTTAACGATTTTAAGAGATCTTAGAGAACAAATTAGAGATAAAAAATATTCGGACATTATTGACATCAACAATAACCAATATGTTGATTTAGTACAAGAAGGCGGAGGCGTATTAGGAATTGCTCTTGTTGGTTACGTTTATGTTTTAGAACAAATGGGAATTAGGTTTTTAAGCCTCGCCGGTACATCTGCCGGAAGTATAAATACGATGCTAATGGCAGCTGCAGGAACATGCGATATCGAAAAATCTGAATGGATATTAGATTGTTTGTGCAACAAAAATTTATATGATTTTGTTGATGGAGATCGCGATGCACGAGAGTTTATTGACACCTTATTAAGCGATGCAGGAAATCTAAAACTAGTTCTGAAAGGCTGTCAGGTTGTCGATAATTTTAAGGATGATCTAGGATTAAATCCCGGTAATAATTTCTATCAGTGGATTTCAAATCTTCTTTCTCAAAAAGGAATTAAAAATTATGCTGATTTAAAAGCATTACGATTAAAAGGTGTTTCTGATCAAAATAAATTATTCCAAATAAACAAGGTTCAGCTGGGAGACAGGGAAGAATACAACCGACCGGATCATTGGAGTAATATGGCGATAATTGCCGCTGATATTACTACTGAAAGTAAAATTGTTTTTCCAAAAATGATTGATTTGTTTTACTCTAATCCAGATGTTCAAAACCCGGCTGATTTTGTTCGCGCATCCATGTCAATACCGCTCTTTTTCACTCCTTTTAAAATTAAAAATATTCCCACAGGCGTTGATGCCTGGAACAAATGGAATGACGCAACCTGTTTACGAACTTCTGTTCCGTCTGAAATTATGTTTATGGATGGTGGAATAATTTCAAATTTTCCTATTGATATTTTTCATGAAAATCTAACTGTTCCGGTTTCACCCACTTTTGGCGTAAAATTAGGCTACGATAAAAATGAGATTAATAAAAATGAAAAACTATCAAATGTAATCAGTTCTATGTTTGACACAGCGAGATATGGTTACGATTTTGAGTTTTTAAGAAAAAATCCTGATTTTAAAAACTTAATTGGATACATCGATACAGGAAGTCATAACTGGCTTAATTTTAACCTTACAGACGACGCGAAAATTGATCTTTTCATTCGCGGAGCCCAAAAAGCGGCAGAGTTTTTAGTTCGATTTGATTGGGAAGAGTATAAAAAAATCAGAAAAGCCAAAAGCGAATATTATAAAACAGTTTAG
- a CDS encoding aminopeptidase P N-terminal domain-containing protein gives MNGFFVICSDQKTKFIIKKPQKMKQLLLLFIFLITINQVQSQENLPTDYLTKEFHKGRRDAFRNLMPVNSVTVIFSYPERVFSKDINYNYHQNPDLFYLTGYKEPDAVLLIFKEAQGTGETYNEVFFVREKNAAREMWTGRRLGVDGAKSKLGFSTVYNGKDFKDFNIDFKKFDKIIYDKIPTDLGKDKSGFDLFALLDSFKTKAGITTENETSLDLFRTITNALREIKTPEEMVLMRKTVKLSCVAHNEVMKAVGPNMSENEADGIHAYIHRRYGAEDEGYPPIVGAGANGCILHYGENSSTKIDNQLLLMDVGSEYHGYSADVTRTIPANGKFTEEQKAIYQLVYDAQEEVFKICKEGTPIQDLNKKSKEVIAAGLIKLGIITDPNDVKIYYPHGCSHFLGLDVHDKGNYMGTLKENMILTVEPGIYIPANSKCDKKWWNIGVRIEDDIAIKKDSYENLSAESPRKWDEIEKLAAQKSTFNEMKFPKI, from the coding sequence ATGAACGGTTTTTTTGTAATTTGCAGCGATCAAAAAACAAAATTCATCATCAAAAAACCACAAAAAATGAAGCAGCTGCTCTTACTTTTTATCTTCCTGATTACCATCAATCAAGTTCAGTCTCAGGAAAATTTACCAACAGATTATTTAACAAAAGAGTTTCATAAAGGGCGTAGAGATGCCTTTAGAAACCTTATGCCGGTAAACTCTGTTACCGTAATTTTCTCTTATCCCGAAAGAGTTTTTTCAAAAGATATCAATTATAATTACCATCAAAACCCGGATTTGTTTTACTTAACCGGCTACAAAGAACCTGATGCCGTTTTATTGATTTTTAAAGAAGCACAAGGAACCGGCGAAACGTATAATGAAGTATTTTTTGTTAGAGAAAAAAATGCTGCCAGAGAAATGTGGACAGGAAGACGTTTAGGCGTTGACGGAGCAAAGTCAAAATTAGGATTTTCGACAGTTTATAACGGTAAAGACTTTAAAGATTTCAATATTGATTTTAAAAAATTCGATAAAATCATCTACGATAAAATTCCAACAGATTTAGGAAAAGACAAAAGCGGTTTTGATCTTTTTGCTTTGTTGGATAGTTTTAAAACGAAAGCAGGAATTACAACTGAAAACGAAACTTCATTAGATCTTTTCAGAACAATTACAAACGCACTTAGAGAAATAAAAACACCGGAAGAAATGGTTTTAATGCGTAAAACCGTAAAACTTTCCTGCGTTGCCCACAATGAAGTAATGAAAGCTGTTGGTCCTAATATGAGCGAAAACGAAGCTGACGGAATTCATGCTTATATTCACAGAAGATATGGTGCCGAAGACGAAGGTTATCCACCAATTGTTGGCGCCGGCGCAAACGGATGTATCCTGCACTACGGAGAAAACAGCAGTACTAAAATCGACAATCAATTATTATTAATGGATGTTGGCTCAGAATATCACGGTTATTCTGCCGATGTTACCAGAACAATTCCTGCAAACGGAAAATTTACCGAAGAACAAAAAGCCATTTATCAATTGGTTTATGACGCTCAGGAAGAAGTTTTTAAAATCTGTAAAGAAGGAACGCCTATTCAGGATTTAAACAAAAAATCGAAAGAAGTTATTGCTGCCGGATTAATTAAATTAGGAATTATCACTGATCCTAATGATGTTAAAATCTATTACCCGCACGGTTGTTCGCATTTTCTTGGTTTAGATGTTCACGATAAAGGAAATTATATGGGCACTTTAAAAGAAAATATGATACTTACTGTTGAACCTGGAATTTACATTCCGGCAAACAGTAAATGCGATAAAAAATGGTGGAATATTGGTGTTCGTATCGAAGATGATATCGCCATCAAAAAAGATTCATACGAAAATCTGTCGGCAGAATCTCCAAGAAAATGGGATGAAATCGAAAAATTAGCGGCTCAAAAAAGCACTTTCAACGAAATGAAATTTCCTAAAATATAA
- a CDS encoding DUF4369 domain-containing protein: MKKSIIAFVAIALLASCSKKESTDGLHLTGNIKGLKNGTLYIQRVVDTSLVAIDSIKIDGNSAFETNIKLESPEVLYLFLDRGVTNSLDNNILFFAEPGNMTIETNLDNFIYGAKITGSKNQELYEEYKKVNSRFNDENLSMVESKFKAIKRQDQKAVDSIDVKQQSNIKRRYLYATNFAINHKDQEIAPYIALAEIYDINVKFLDTIQKSMTPKVAQSLYGKKLTKFVAEIKKEEQK, translated from the coding sequence ATGAAAAAATCAATTATTGCCTTTGTTGCAATTGCTCTTTTAGCATCTTGCAGCAAAAAAGAATCTACTGACGGTTTACACTTAACTGGAAATATTAAAGGATTAAAAAACGGAACTTTATATATTCAAAGAGTTGTTGACACTTCACTTGTTGCTATAGACTCTATTAAAATAGACGGAAATTCAGCTTTTGAAACCAATATTAAACTAGAATCGCCGGAAGTACTTTATTTATTCCTGGACCGCGGAGTAACAAATTCTTTAGATAATAATATCTTGTTTTTTGCTGAACCGGGCAATATGACTATTGAAACAAACCTTGATAATTTTATTTACGGTGCTAAAATAACCGGATCTAAAAATCAGGAATTATACGAAGAATACAAAAAAGTAAATTCTCGCTTTAATGATGAAAACCTTTCTATGGTTGAATCAAAATTTAAAGCAATTAAAAGACAAGATCAAAAAGCAGTTGATAGCATAGATGTAAAACAACAATCTAACATTAAAAGAAGATACTTATATGCTACAAACTTTGCCATTAATCACAAAGACCAGGAAATAGCTCCCTATATTGCTTTAGCAGAAATTTACGATATCAACGTTAAGTTTCTTGATACCATTCAAAAATCAATGACTCCAAAAGTAGCACAATCACTTTACGGTAAAAAACTAACTAAGTTCGTTGCTGAAATAAAAAAAGAAGAGCAAAAATAA
- the msrA gene encoding peptide-methionine (S)-S-oxide reductase MsrA gives MKNTIIILLCALSFNAFAQTKSKPNLETITLGGGCYWCVEAVYEDLNGVKSVVSGFSGGKVADPTYEEVCTGKTGHAEVVQITYDKNVTDINEIFKVFFTVHDPTTLNRQGADVGTQYRSVIFYKNEEQKKIAQSIIAELNKAKVYENPIVTKVEPFTKFYEAEDYHQDYYANNKNQPYCKMVIQPKIEKFEKVFKGKLKKK, from the coding sequence ATGAAAAATACAATTATAATTCTCTTATGTGCATTGTCTTTTAACGCATTTGCACAAACAAAAAGTAAACCAAATCTGGAAACCATTACGCTTGGCGGAGGCTGTTATTGGTGTGTTGAAGCTGTTTATGAAGACCTAAACGGAGTTAAATCTGTAGTTTCGGGATTTTCAGGAGGAAAAGTCGCCGATCCTACTTATGAAGAAGTTTGCACAGGAAAAACCGGTCATGCCGAAGTAGTACAGATTACTTACGATAAAAACGTAACTGATATTAATGAAATTTTTAAAGTTTTCTTTACCGTTCACGATCCTACAACTCTAAACAGACAAGGCGCTGATGTAGGAACACAATATCGCTCTGTGATTTTTTATAAAAATGAAGAACAAAAAAAAATAGCCCAAAGTATTATCGCCGAGCTTAACAAAGCAAAAGTTTACGAGAATCCGATTGTAACAAAAGTAGAACCTTTTACAAAGTTTTATGAAGCCGAAGATTATCATCAGGATTATTATGCAAACAACAAAAATCAGCCGTATTGTAAAATGGTGATACAGCCCAAAATAGAAAAATTTGAGAAAGTCTTTAAAGGCAAACTCAAAAAGAAATAA
- a CDS encoding type I phosphomannose isomerase catalytic subunit — translation MKPKTYPLQFEPILKERIWGGEKLKTILNKPITSKITGESWELSTVEGDVSIVANGELKGKSLMDLIDETPNEILGTEVYKRFGKQFPLLFKYLDAREDLSIQVHPNDKLAKERHNSFGKTEMWYVTQADADARIIVGFKENSSKEEYLKHLNDKTLVSILDTVKAKPGDVFFLETGTVHAIGAGLVVAEIQQTSDITYRLYDFDRKDAQGNTRELHVDLALDAINYNKVDTQKKYETKTNTSNVVVDCPYFTTNFLPLENKIEVSKSGASFTVYMCIEGSFEIEYDGFKQSYKKGDTVLVPAEINAFVLNGNASILEIYIS, via the coding sequence ATGAAACCGAAAACGTACCCTTTACAATTTGAACCAATTTTGAAAGAAAGAATCTGGGGAGGAGAAAAACTAAAAACTATTCTTAACAAACCAATTACTTCTAAAATAACTGGCGAAAGCTGGGAATTATCAACTGTTGAAGGCGACGTAAGTATTGTGGCTAATGGTGAATTGAAGGGAAAATCGTTAATGGATCTTATTGATGAAACGCCAAACGAAATTTTGGGAACTGAAGTTTATAAACGTTTTGGAAAACAATTTCCGTTGCTTTTTAAATATTTAGATGCCAGAGAAGATCTTTCGATACAAGTTCACCCAAATGATAAATTGGCAAAAGAACGTCATAATTCTTTTGGTAAAACTGAAATGTGGTATGTAACACAGGCTGATGCCGATGCGAGAATTATTGTTGGTTTTAAAGAAAATTCAAGTAAAGAAGAATATTTAAAACATTTAAATGATAAAACTTTAGTTTCGATTTTAGATACTGTAAAAGCAAAACCGGGAGATGTTTTCTTTTTAGAAACAGGAACCGTTCACGCAATTGGTGCCGGATTGGTTGTTGCCGAAATTCAGCAAACATCTGATATTACGTATCGTTTGTATGATTTTGATCGTAAAGATGCTCAGGGAAACACAAGAGAATTACACGTAGATTTAGCACTTGATGCTATAAACTATAATAAAGTTGATACACAGAAAAAATATGAAACAAAAACCAACACATCAAATGTTGTTGTTGATTGTCCGTATTTTACAACCAATTTTCTTCCGTTAGAAAACAAAATTGAAGTTTCTAAATCAGGAGCAAGTTTTACGGTTTATATGTGTATTGAAGGAAGTTTCGAGATAGAATATGATGGTTTTAAACAATCGTATAAAAAAGGGGATACTGTTTTGGTTCCGGCTGAGATTAATGCATTTGTTTTGAATGGAAATGCTTCTATTTTAGAAATTTACATTTCATAG